From the genome of Bradyrhizobium elkanii USDA 76, one region includes:
- the typA gene encoding translational GTPase TypA, which produces MNLRNVAIIAHVDHGKTTLVDRLLQQSGTFRENQKVTERAMDSNDLERERGITILAKAASVQWKDIRVNIVDTPGHADFGGEVERILNMVDGALVLVDAAEGPLPQTKFVVSKALKIGLKPIVVINKVDRPDARPTEVINEVFDLFAALDASEEQLDFPILYGSAKQGWMAESPEGPKDLGMQPLFDLIVRHVEPPKVEEGPFRMIGTILEANPYLGRIITGRISSGSIKPNQQVKVLSADGKLIESGRLTKILAFRGLERTPLEEAEAGDIVAIAGLTKGTVADTFCDPTVETPLPAQPIDPPTVSMSFIVNNSPLAGTEGDKVTSRMIRDRLMREAEGNVALRVVEAADKDSMEVSGRGELQLAILIETMRREGFELSVSRPRVVLQKDEATGAWQEPIEEVVIDVDEEHSGVVVQKMSERKAEMIEMRPSGGNRLRLVFYAPTRGLIGYQGELLTDTRGTAIMNRIFHGYAAYKGEIQGRRNGVLISNDQGEAVAYAMFKLEDRGPMMIEPGWKVYKGMIVGEHTRDNDLEINVLKGKQLTNIRTTSKDEAVRLTPPIRMTLEKALAYIEDDELVEVTPKSIRLRKKHLDPNDRKRAEKAKEAVA; this is translated from the coding sequence ATGAACCTTCGCAACGTCGCCATCATCGCCCACGTCGACCACGGCAAGACCACCCTCGTCGACCGCCTGCTGCAGCAATCCGGCACCTTCCGCGAGAACCAGAAGGTCACCGAGCGCGCCATGGACTCCAACGACCTGGAGCGCGAGCGCGGCATCACCATCCTGGCCAAGGCCGCCTCGGTGCAGTGGAAGGACATCCGCGTCAACATCGTCGACACTCCCGGCCACGCCGACTTCGGCGGTGAGGTCGAGCGTATCCTCAACATGGTGGACGGCGCGCTGGTGCTGGTCGACGCCGCCGAGGGCCCGTTGCCGCAGACCAAGTTCGTGGTGTCGAAGGCGCTCAAGATCGGGCTGAAGCCGATCGTCGTGATCAACAAGGTCGACCGTCCCGACGCACGCCCGACCGAAGTCATCAACGAGGTGTTCGACCTGTTCGCCGCGCTCGACGCCAGCGAGGAGCAGCTCGACTTCCCGATCCTGTACGGATCGGCCAAGCAGGGCTGGATGGCGGAGAGCCCGGAGGGTCCGAAGGACCTCGGCATGCAGCCGCTGTTCGACCTGATCGTACGCCACGTCGAGCCGCCGAAGGTCGAGGAAGGTCCGTTCCGGATGATCGGCACCATCCTCGAGGCCAACCCCTATCTCGGCCGCATCATCACCGGCCGCATCTCCTCGGGCTCGATCAAGCCGAACCAGCAGGTCAAGGTGCTGTCCGCCGACGGCAAGCTGATCGAGAGCGGCCGCCTGACCAAGATCCTCGCCTTCCGCGGCCTTGAGCGCACGCCGCTCGAGGAGGCCGAGGCCGGCGACATCGTCGCGATCGCGGGCCTCACCAAGGGCACCGTCGCCGACACCTTCTGCGATCCCACCGTCGAGACGCCGCTGCCGGCGCAGCCGATCGATCCGCCGACGGTTTCGATGTCGTTCATCGTCAACAACTCGCCGCTCGCCGGTACCGAAGGCGACAAGGTGACCTCGCGGATGATCCGCGACCGCCTGATGCGCGAGGCCGAGGGCAACGTCGCGCTGCGCGTCGTCGAGGCCGCCGACAAGGATTCCATGGAAGTCTCCGGACGCGGCGAATTGCAGCTCGCGATCCTGATCGAGACCATGCGCCGCGAGGGCTTTGAGCTCTCGGTGTCGCGCCCGCGCGTCGTGCTGCAGAAGGACGAGGCGACCGGCGCCTGGCAGGAGCCGATCGAGGAAGTCGTGATCGACGTCGACGAGGAGCATTCCGGCGTCGTCGTGCAGAAGATGAGCGAGCGCAAGGCCGAGATGATCGAGATGCGCCCCTCCGGCGGCAACCGCCTGCGGCTGGTGTTCTACGCGCCGACCCGCGGCCTGATCGGCTACCAGGGCGAACTGCTCACCGACACGCGCGGCACCGCGATCATGAACCGCATCTTCCACGGCTATGCCGCCTACAAGGGCGAGATCCAGGGCCGCCGCAACGGCGTGCTGATCTCCAACGACCAGGGCGAAGCGGTGGCCTATGCGATGTTCAAGCTGGAGGACCGCGGCCCGATGATGATCGAGCCGGGCTGGAAGGTCTACAAGGGCATGATCGTCGGCGAGCACACCCGCGACAACGACCTCGAGATCAACGTGCTGAAGGGCAAGCAGCTCACCAACATCCGCACCACCTCGAAGGACGAGGCGGTGCGCCTGACGCCGCCGATCCGGATGACCCTGGAAAAGGCGCTCGCCTATATCGAAGACGACGAGCTCGTCGAGGTGACGCCGAAGTCGATCCGGCTGCGCAAAAAGCACCTCGACCCGAACGACCGCAAGCGCGCCGAAAAGGCCAAGGAAGCTGTAGCTTAA
- a CDS encoding flavin monoamine oxidase family protein, producing the protein MTSLPSTIDVAIIGAGAAGLGAANALKDSGLSTIVLEARDRLGGRAHTIQAAPDVVFDVGCGWLHSADRNSFVGIARQLNFELNKDLPPWRERAYGEAFPQAARDDFTHALDQFYDRIEQAAQQGKDRPASLYLEPGNRWNPMIDAISTYVNGCELDQVSILDVDAYEDTDINWRVRRGYGVLVAAYGAQVPVALNCEVRLIDHSGKRIRIETSRGVLEADKVIVTVPTNLIADEAIRFSPALPDKLDAARGLPLGLADKVTLALAEPEALPKEGNLRGATMRTEMGTYHIRPFGQPCIEGFFGGRFARQLENAGDGAIAAHSIDEIVSFLGNDFRRKLQPLSESRWAHDPFARGSYSHALPGHADKRAVLAAPVDGRLFFAGEATSPEFFSTAHGARDSGERAAKEVVAATNRPE; encoded by the coding sequence ATGACTTCCCTTCCCTCCACGATCGATGTTGCCATCATCGGCGCCGGCGCCGCCGGCCTCGGTGCCGCGAATGCGCTGAAGGACTCCGGCCTCTCCACGATCGTCCTGGAAGCCCGCGACCGCCTCGGCGGCCGCGCGCATACGATTCAGGCTGCGCCCGACGTGGTGTTTGACGTCGGCTGCGGCTGGCTGCACTCGGCCGACCGGAACAGCTTTGTCGGCATCGCCCGGCAACTCAACTTCGAACTCAACAAGGACCTGCCGCCGTGGCGCGAGCGCGCCTACGGCGAGGCGTTCCCGCAGGCCGCTCGCGACGACTTCACGCACGCACTCGACCAATTCTACGACCGCATCGAGCAGGCGGCACAGCAGGGCAAGGACCGCCCGGCCAGCCTGTATCTCGAGCCCGGCAACCGCTGGAACCCGATGATCGATGCGATCTCGACCTATGTGAACGGCTGCGAGCTCGACCAGGTCTCGATCCTCGATGTCGATGCCTATGAGGACACCGACATCAATTGGCGGGTGCGGCGCGGCTATGGCGTACTGGTCGCGGCCTATGGCGCGCAGGTGCCGGTCGCACTGAACTGCGAGGTCAGGCTGATCGATCACTCCGGCAAGCGCATCCGCATCGAGACCTCGCGCGGCGTGCTTGAGGCGGACAAGGTGATCGTCACCGTGCCGACCAACCTGATCGCTGACGAGGCGATCCGCTTTTCGCCGGCGCTGCCGGACAAGCTCGACGCCGCGCGCGGCCTGCCGCTCGGCCTCGCCGACAAGGTGACGCTGGCGCTGGCCGAGCCCGAGGCCTTGCCTAAGGAAGGCAATCTGCGCGGCGCCACCATGCGCACCGAGATGGGCACCTATCATATCCGCCCGTTCGGCCAGCCCTGCATCGAAGGTTTCTTCGGCGGCCGATTTGCGCGACAGCTCGAAAATGCCGGCGACGGCGCCATCGCCGCGCACAGCATCGACGAGATCGTCTCCTTCCTCGGCAATGATTTCCGCCGCAAGCTGCAGCCGCTCAGCGAATCCCGCTGGGCCCACGACCCGTTCGCCCGCGGCTCCTACTCGCACGCACTGCCCGGCCACGCAGACAAGCGCGCCGTGCTGGCCGCGCCGGTCGACGGCCGGCTGTTCTTCGCCGGCGAAGCGACGTCGCCGGAGTTTTTCTCGACCGCGCATGGCGCGCGGGACTCGGGGGAGCGGGCGGCGAAGGAAGTGGTGGCGGCGACCAACCGACCGGAATAG
- a CDS encoding HNH endonuclease, whose amino-acid sequence MTKAVFTSKVTPSYKDLPEERYHFPRTYLNYVQQTIGDYIVYYEPRRSSSDLSSRGGRQSYFGVARVSSVIEDVELPDHYFAIIDSATYLDFDTVVPFQEQGEYYESALEKDDGSTNKGAFGRAVRLIPDNEFDRILRAGFAPILGEVHSPEAPSPPGYSEPPTSFERPVVEMVVSRPFREKSFMHSVRAAYSNRCAITGLRLINGGGRPEVQAAHIQPVASNGPDSVRNGLALSGTVHWMFDRGLISIGDDYKILVSKNHVPEDAVRLLNQSGLINLPKDQTLYPNSHYLKFHRDVVFKK is encoded by the coding sequence ATGACCAAGGCAGTTTTTACTTCAAAGGTTACACCGAGCTACAAGGACCTGCCCGAAGAAAGGTATCACTTTCCGCGCACATATCTTAATTATGTCCAGCAAACGATCGGCGACTACATCGTCTACTATGAACCACGAAGATCGAGCTCTGACCTTTCAAGTAGGGGAGGTCGTCAATCCTATTTCGGTGTCGCTCGCGTTAGTTCGGTGATTGAGGACGTCGAATTACCAGATCATTACTTTGCAATTATCGATAGCGCGACGTATCTGGATTTCGACACGGTCGTCCCGTTTCAGGAGCAGGGCGAATACTACGAGAGTGCACTCGAGAAGGATGACGGCAGCACCAATAAGGGTGCGTTTGGTCGAGCTGTACGGCTCATCCCTGATAATGAATTCGACCGGATCTTGCGAGCTGGCTTTGCGCCAATTCTTGGCGAGGTGCATTCGCCGGAGGCGCCGTCGCCACCCGGATATTCCGAACCGCCAACATCGTTCGAGCGACCAGTTGTCGAAATGGTTGTTTCCCGGCCGTTTCGAGAAAAATCATTTATGCACAGCGTACGAGCGGCCTATTCTAATAGATGTGCCATTACAGGTTTGCGGTTGATCAATGGCGGGGGCCGCCCCGAAGTGCAGGCCGCACACATTCAGCCAGTGGCGTCAAATGGACCCGACTCAGTTCGAAACGGGCTGGCGTTGTCCGGAACAGTGCACTGGATGTTTGATCGAGGGCTGATCTCGATCGGCGACGATTACAAAATACTAGTTTCCAAGAATCACGTTCCCGAAGATGCCGTTAGGCTTCTCAATCAAAGTGGATTGATCAATCTTCCGAAGGATCAGACCCTTTATCCAAACTCGCACTATCTGAAATTTCATAGAGACGTTGTTTTCAAAAAGTGA
- a CDS encoding thiol-disulfide oxidoreductase DCC family protein, with protein sequence MSTWPDDDVILYDGVCIFCSRWVRFVIARDTARRFRFTPIQSGYGTRLAKSFGIDPDDPDTNAVVHGGVAYMKSDAALTVLSHLPGWGWTRTLFAVPKPLRDAVYSLIARNRYRIFGKYETCFVPDADMRARVLE encoded by the coding sequence ATCAGCACTTGGCCCGACGACGACGTGATCCTCTATGACGGCGTCTGCATCTTCTGTTCGCGCTGGGTCCGCTTTGTCATCGCCCGCGACACGGCGCGCCGCTTCCGCTTCACGCCGATCCAGTCCGGCTACGGCACGCGGCTGGCGAAGAGCTTCGGCATCGATCCTGACGACCCCGACACCAACGCCGTCGTCCATGGCGGCGTCGCCTACATGAAATCCGATGCGGCGCTGACGGTGCTGAGCCATCTGCCCGGCTGGGGCTGGACCCGCACACTGTTCGCCGTGCCCAAGCCGCTGCGCGACGCCGTTTACAGCCTGATCGCCCGCAATCGCTATCGCATCTTCGGCAAGTACGAGACGTGTTTCGTTCCGGATGCGGATATGCGGGCGCGGGTGCTGGAGTAG
- a CDS encoding SDR family oxidoreductase, translating into MSDDASHNILVLGASGLIGRTITDDLRARGFHVIGIARHFTPAQKMSAADIELPVMAMDAAALTQLLRTHEVDIVVNCLGVLQDGPGSDTSAVHRDLVARLLRAIGDSHRAIRLVHISIPGTADADRTAFSTTKREAERLIAASGIPHAILRPGFVIAPSAYGGSAMLRALAALPVDLPAEEAATPFQPVAVEDIAATIAWLAARDVADEAVRSVTWDLMQKQPISLGGVIAQFRRSFGTAKHVRIATPPFLIDLGARLGDLASRLGWMPPLRSTAIAELRRGVTGDPAGWMQATGIVPKTIAQAVGGRPATIQDKWFARLFLIKALIFASLVLFWVASGFIALVISYDAAAGILRAHDFPPASVGPVTVLTSLMDMSIGVLIAIRRTAALGLIAGIIASLGYMVGSAILTPDLWIEPLGALVKTGPAIMLMLVALLMLENR; encoded by the coding sequence ATGAGTGACGACGCATCACACAACATTCTCGTGCTCGGCGCGTCGGGCCTGATCGGGCGCACCATCACCGACGATCTGAGGGCGCGCGGCTTTCACGTGATCGGCATCGCGCGGCACTTTACGCCGGCGCAGAAAATGAGCGCGGCCGACATCGAGCTGCCGGTGATGGCGATGGATGCCGCGGCGCTGACGCAGCTGCTTCGCACCCATGAGGTCGACATCGTCGTGAACTGCCTCGGCGTGCTGCAGGATGGTCCGGGCAGCGACACAAGCGCGGTGCATCGCGACCTCGTCGCGCGGCTGTTGCGGGCGATCGGTGACAGCCACCGTGCCATCCGTCTCGTCCATATCTCGATTCCCGGCACGGCCGATGCGGACCGCACCGCCTTCAGCACCACCAAGCGCGAGGCCGAACGGCTGATCGCGGCGTCCGGGATTCCCCATGCGATCCTGCGCCCGGGCTTCGTCATCGCGCCTTCGGCCTATGGCGGCAGCGCCATGCTGCGCGCGCTGGCGGCGCTGCCGGTCGATCTGCCGGCCGAGGAGGCCGCGACGCCGTTCCAGCCGGTCGCAGTCGAGGATATCGCCGCCACCATCGCCTGGCTCGCGGCGCGCGATGTCGCCGACGAAGCGGTGCGATCGGTGACATGGGACCTGATGCAGAAGCAGCCGATTTCGCTCGGCGGCGTCATCGCCCAGTTCCGCCGGTCGTTCGGCACGGCAAAGCACGTCCGCATCGCGACGCCGCCGTTCCTGATCGATCTCGGCGCCCGCCTCGGCGATCTCGCAAGCCGCCTCGGTTGGATGCCGCCGCTGCGCTCCACCGCGATCGCCGAGCTGCGCCGCGGCGTCACCGGCGATCCCGCAGGCTGGATGCAAGCGACCGGCATCGTGCCGAAGACAATCGCGCAGGCAGTCGGCGGGCGCCCCGCGACCATTCAGGACAAATGGTTCGCGCGGCTGTTCCTGATCAAGGCGCTGATCTTCGCAAGCCTCGTGCTGTTCTGGGTCGCATCCGGCTTCATCGCGCTGGTGATTTCCTATGACGCCGCGGCAGGCATCTTGCGTGCGCACGATTTCCCGCCCGCCTCGGTCGGGCCGGTGACGGTGTTGACCAGCCTGATGGACATGAGCATCGGGGTGCTGATCGCGATCCGCCGCACCGCGGCGCTCGGCCTGATCGCAGGCATCATCGCCTCGCTCGGCTACATGGTGGGATCGGCGATTCTGACGCCGGATCTCTGGATCGAGCCGCTCGGTGCGCTGGTGAAGACGGGACCTGCGATCATGCTGATGCTGGTCGCGCTGCTGATGCTGGAGAACCGGTAG